One genomic region from Halococcus qingdaonensis encodes:
- a CDS encoding coiled-coil protein, whose amino-acid sequence MASTIDQSENVELTDDDLESDSKGQLIKLAGKLRDRRNDLNQAASERADKRDELNAKTREQVDLAQEHREKRDELNEEVQEHKQKRNELNAEANELFDEVDEMKGDLELDEGKDLDELEDEIEKLEFRQQTEVLSTEDERELIEKIENKREQYRERKEALDDTDGLEEVKAEAEEIRAEASEHHEKVTELADEAQEHHNQMIEAYREADDVRDEADEWHEKFVDAQEAADRHHEDFVEVQKRLREMDKEEEEERKSERDQRREEAEAEAEEIYEQFKQGETLDTEDLMKLQKAGKL is encoded by the coding sequence ATGGCAAGCACGATCGATCAATCCGAAAACGTCGAACTGACCGACGACGACCTCGAAAGCGACTCGAAAGGACAGCTCATCAAACTCGCCGGCAAGCTCCGCGACCGGCGCAACGACCTGAACCAGGCGGCCTCCGAGCGCGCCGACAAGCGCGACGAGCTCAACGCGAAGACACGAGAGCAGGTCGACCTCGCACAGGAACACCGCGAGAAACGCGACGAGCTCAACGAAGAGGTACAGGAGCACAAACAGAAGCGCAACGAGCTCAACGCCGAGGCCAACGAGCTGTTCGACGAGGTCGATGAGATGAAAGGCGACCTCGAACTCGACGAGGGGAAGGACCTTGACGAGCTCGAAGACGAGATCGAGAAACTCGAGTTCCGCCAGCAGACCGAGGTGCTCTCGACGGAGGACGAGCGCGAACTCATCGAGAAAATCGAGAACAAACGCGAGCAGTATCGCGAGCGAAAGGAGGCGCTCGACGACACTGACGGGCTCGAGGAAGTCAAAGCCGAGGCCGAGGAGATCCGCGCCGAAGCCTCCGAGCACCACGAGAAGGTGACGGAGCTCGCCGACGAGGCCCAGGAGCATCACAACCAGATGATCGAGGCCTACCGCGAGGCCGACGACGTCCGTGACGAGGCCGACGAGTGGCACGAGAAGTTCGTCGACGCCCAGGAAGCCGCCGACCGCCACCACGAGGACTTCGTCGAGGTGCAAAAGCGCCTGCGCGAGATGGACAAAGAGGAGGAAGAGGAGCGCAAATCCGAGCGCGACCAGCGTCGCGAGGAGGCCGAGGCCGAGGCCGAGGAGATCTACGAGCAGTTCAAGCAGGGCGAGACCCTCGACACCGAGGACCTGATGAAACTGCAGAAAGCCGGCAAGCTCTAG
- a CDS encoding RNA-guided endonuclease InsQ/TnpB family protein, with amino-acid sequence MAIRSITRTHRASIRNQRQVRDGLDTLGFAAAKLWNVARWTAGRVWDACGQIPDDSVLKSYLKSHERYADLNAQSSQATLEELDEAFKGWYGHRNNGNEKANPPGYRKYGDDHPRSTVTFKEDGFKHDEKNGYIRLSKGRNTKAHWSDFILCAYDADPDVAIENVQQVRAVYERGEWRLHIVCRHDIEVEPPGDRTAGVDLGICNVAAVSFGDESLLFPGGGLKEDEYYFAKQRAECDDSFSREAQRLDRKRTERRTHFLHALSKAIVAECVERGVGTLVVGDLSGIRDDENGNPTNWGDHGNLDLHGWAFDRFTTMLDYKAEAEGITVEQVSERDTSKSCSVCGRCDDSQRVERGLYVCDDCGTVANADTNGAENIRQKVLSNPQREDRDNGWMAQPAVRLFDCREGVFAPQEQVADREP; translated from the coding sequence ATGGCGATTCGGTCCATCACTCGCACCCACCGCGCTTCCATACGGAACCAGCGACAGGTACGGGATGGGCTGGATACGCTTGGTTTCGCCGCCGCAAAACTCTGGAATGTCGCCCGGTGGACGGCAGGGCGCGTTTGGGACGCTTGCGGCCAGATCCCTGACGACTCGGTACTCAAGTCGTACCTCAAGAGCCACGAACGCTACGCGGACCTCAACGCTCAGTCCAGTCAAGCAACTCTTGAAGAGTTGGATGAAGCGTTCAAAGGCTGGTACGGCCACCGGAACAACGGGAACGAGAAAGCGAACCCGCCCGGCTACCGCAAGTATGGCGACGACCACCCGCGCTCGACGGTCACGTTCAAAGAAGACGGCTTCAAGCACGACGAAAAGAACGGCTACATCCGGCTGTCGAAAGGCCGGAATACGAAGGCACACTGGTCCGACTTCATCCTGTGTGCCTACGACGCCGACCCGGACGTTGCCATCGAGAACGTCCAGCAGGTGCGCGCCGTGTACGAACGCGGCGAGTGGCGGTTGCACATCGTCTGTCGCCACGACATCGAGGTCGAACCACCCGGCGACCGAACCGCCGGGGTTGACCTCGGGATATGCAACGTCGCCGCCGTCTCCTTTGGCGACGAGTCGTTGCTGTTCCCTGGCGGCGGACTCAAAGAGGACGAATACTACTTCGCCAAACAGCGTGCGGAGTGCGACGATTCGTTCTCACGCGAGGCACAGCGCCTCGACCGGAAGCGCACTGAACGCCGCACGCACTTCTTGCACGCGCTGTCGAAAGCGATTGTCGCGGAGTGTGTTGAGCGGGGCGTCGGCACGCTTGTCGTGGGCGACCTCAGCGGAATCCGCGACGATGAGAACGGCAACCCGACGAATTGGGGCGACCACGGCAATCTCGACCTCCACGGGTGGGCGTTCGACCGCTTCACGACGATGCTCGACTACAAGGCCGAAGCCGAAGGTATCACCGTTGAGCAGGTGTCCGAACGCGACACGTCGAAGTCGTGTTCGGTCTGTGGCCGGTGCGACGACAGCCAGCGCGTCGAGCGCGGGCTGTACGTGTGCGACGACTGCGGGACCGTGGCGAACGCCGACACGAACGGCGCGGAGAACATCCGACAAAAGGTACTCTCGAATCCTCAACGAGAGGATAGGGATAACGGCTGGATGGCACAGCCAGCGGTCCGCCTGTTCGACTGCAGGGAGGGCGTTTTCGCCCCCCAAGAACAGGTCGCAGACCGCGAACCCTAA
- a CDS encoding nucleoside deaminase, whose amino-acid sequence MSTTADPEFVDRTLEIARENVEDGGRPFSCLIVRDGEILAESPNLVAQTNNPVAHAETVAIEQACKRVGSEDLSGCDAYVMAHPCPMCLGALYYCSPDNVFFLTQRERYEEYYTDSRKYFEFGEFYDEYEKDWEDRNLPLVHADEADEDALSIYERWQELNE is encoded by the coding sequence GTGTCCACCACTGCAGACCCCGAGTTCGTCGACCGAACCCTAGAGATCGCTCGCGAGAACGTCGAGGACGGCGGGCGACCTTTCTCCTGTCTCATCGTGCGCGACGGCGAAATCCTCGCCGAAAGCCCCAATCTCGTCGCCCAGACGAACAATCCCGTGGCCCACGCCGAAACCGTGGCCATCGAGCAGGCCTGCAAACGCGTCGGCAGCGAGGACCTCTCGGGCTGTGACGCCTACGTAATGGCCCACCCCTGCCCGATGTGTCTCGGTGCGCTGTACTACTGCAGTCCGGACAACGTCTTCTTCCTCACCCAGCGCGAGAGGTATGAGGAATACTACACGGACAGTAGAAAGTACTTCGAGTTCGGCGAGTTCTACGACGAGTACGAGAAAGACTGGGAGGATCGGAACCTCCCGCTGGTCCACGCCGACGAGGCCGACGAGGACGCCCTCTCGATCTACGAGCGCTGGCAGGAACTGAACGAGTAG
- a CDS encoding beta-CASP ribonuclease aCPSF1 — protein MSTVDKQLDEITSTITDELPNDISVSDVTYEGPELVIYTRDPKKFARNGDLIRTLAGKLRKRITVRPEPDALTPPESARETVRSVIPDDADVSNVDFHEDTGEVVIEAAKPGMVIGRHGSTLREITQEVGWTPEVVRTPPIESSTVSNVRNFLKQEREERRDILERVGRQIHREEMSDGEWVRITTLGCCREVGRASFILSTPETRILIDCGDKPGSDDAPYLQVPEANPLNSIDAVVLTHAHLDHSALIPLLFKYGYDGPIYTTEPTRDLMGLLQLDYLDVAAKEGRSPPYDSAMVREAVKHTIPIEYGDVTDIAPDVKLTMHNAGHILGSAVSHFHIGEGHYNVAFSGDIHYDDTRLFNGAVNDFPRVETLVMESTYGGRNDYKTDQADSEERLVEIINETADRGGKVLVPSFAVGRSQEIMLVLEEAMRNGKIPEMPVHLDGMIWEATAIHSTYPEYLRDDLRDRIFHDDENPFLAPQFNHIDEGEDEREEVAAGDPAIILSTSGMVTGGPIMSWLEHLGTDSDSTMTFVGYQAQGTLGRRIQNGWDEIPMNGGRGRSGTLNLELEVETVDGFSGHADRQGLENFVKTMNPRPEKVLCVHGDEQSVQDFSSALYHNYNMRTFAPKNLETFRFK, from the coding sequence ATGAGCACGGTAGACAAGCAACTCGACGAGATAACGTCGACGATAACGGACGAACTGCCAAACGACATCTCGGTTTCGGACGTCACCTACGAAGGGCCGGAGCTGGTCATCTACACGCGTGACCCGAAGAAGTTCGCGCGCAACGGCGACCTGATCCGGACCCTCGCGGGCAAACTCAGAAAGCGCATCACGGTGCGCCCCGAGCCCGACGCGCTCACGCCGCCCGAGAGCGCCCGCGAGACGGTGCGGTCGGTGATCCCCGACGATGCCGACGTCTCGAACGTCGATTTCCACGAGGACACCGGCGAAGTCGTCATCGAGGCCGCGAAACCGGGCATGGTGATCGGCCGCCACGGCTCGACTCTCCGGGAGATCACCCAGGAGGTCGGCTGGACGCCCGAGGTCGTCAGAACGCCGCCGATCGAGTCCTCGACGGTCTCAAATGTCAGAAACTTCCTCAAACAGGAACGCGAGGAGCGCCGTGACATCCTCGAACGGGTCGGCCGCCAGATCCACCGCGAGGAGATGTCCGATGGCGAGTGGGTGCGCATCACGACGCTCGGCTGCTGTCGCGAAGTGGGCCGAGCGAGCTTCATCCTCTCGACGCCGGAGACGCGCATCCTCATCGACTGTGGCGACAAACCCGGCTCCGACGACGCGCCCTACCTCCAGGTGCCGGAAGCGAACCCACTCAACTCGATCGACGCCGTCGTCCTCACGCACGCCCACCTCGATCACTCGGCGCTGATCCCGCTGCTGTTCAAATACGGCTACGACGGCCCGATCTACACGACCGAGCCGACGCGCGATCTGATGGGGCTGCTCCAGCTGGACTACCTGGACGTCGCGGCGAAAGAAGGCCGCAGCCCACCCTACGACAGCGCGATGGTGCGCGAGGCGGTCAAACACACGATCCCCATCGAGTACGGCGACGTGACCGACATCGCGCCCGACGTCAAACTGACGATGCACAACGCGGGTCACATCCTCGGGAGCGCGGTCTCGCACTTCCACATCGGCGAGGGCCACTACAACGTCGCCTTCTCCGGCGACATCCACTACGACGATACCCGGCTGTTCAACGGTGCGGTCAACGACTTCCCGCGCGTCGAGACGCTCGTGATGGAGTCGACCTACGGCGGGCGCAACGACTACAAGACCGACCAGGCCGATTCCGAGGAACGCCTCGTCGAGATCATCAACGAGACCGCCGATCGCGGCGGCAAGGTCCTGGTGCCCTCCTTCGCGGTCGGGCGCTCCCAGGAGATCATGCTCGTGCTCGAAGAGGCGATGCGCAACGGGAAGATCCCGGAGATGCCGGTCCACCTCGACGGGATGATCTGGGAGGCGACGGCGATCCACTCGACCTACCCCGAATATCTCCGTGACGACCTCCGCGATCGCATCTTCCACGACGACGAGAACCCCTTCCTCGCGCCGCAGTTCAACCACATCGACGAGGGTGAGGACGAACGCGAGGAGGTCGCCGCCGGCGATCCCGCGATCATCCTCTCGACGTCGGGGATGGTCACCGGTGGCCCGATCATGTCCTGGCTCGAACATCTGGGAACCGATTCCGACAGCACGATGACCTTCGTCGGCTATCAGGCACAGGGGACGCTCGGCCGCCGCATTCAGAACGGGTGGGACGAGATCCCGATGAACGGCGGGCGCGGGCGCTCGGGCACGCTGAACCTCGAACTCGAAGTCGAAACCGTCGACGGGTTCTCGGGCCACGCCGACCGACAGGGTCTAGAGAACTTCGTCAAGACGATGAACCCGCGCCCGGAGAAGGTGCTCTGCGTCCACGGCGACGAACAGAGCGTTCAGGACTTCTCCTCGGCGCTCTATCACAACTACAACATGCGGACGTTCGCGCCGAAGAACCTCGAAACGTTCCGATTCAAGTAG
- a CDS encoding endonuclease III domain-containing protein, which translates to MSEDEPTENISGGSDGGGLAAEFDERDAETRAEAVVDRLGELYWQKTYGGQDAFECLVRTILSQNTSDKASQPAHDALMAHYGEGADLAKALANAEQSTLAETIESAGLYNQKSETMIAIAERVVEEYGSAAAFDEFVTDEEPATVRETLLDFSGVGPKTADCVLLFSGGRAGVFPVDTHVHRIYRRLGIAPADADHEGVREVLEAQVPAEKCGFGHTATIQFGREYCTARSPACLDDPDACPMGDLCEQVGVYPATDEVVDPSEAE; encoded by the coding sequence ATGAGCGAGGACGAACCGACGGAGAACATCAGTGGTGGGTCCGACGGTGGCGGTCTCGCCGCGGAATTCGACGAGCGCGACGCCGAAACCCGTGCCGAGGCGGTCGTCGATCGGCTCGGCGAGCTCTACTGGCAGAAGACGTACGGCGGCCAGGATGCTTTTGAGTGTCTCGTGCGCACGATCCTGAGCCAGAACACGAGCGACAAGGCGAGCCAGCCCGCCCACGACGCGCTGATGGCACACTACGGCGAAGGGGCGGATCTCGCGAAAGCACTCGCCAACGCCGAGCAGTCGACGCTCGCCGAGACGATCGAATCGGCGGGGCTCTACAACCAGAAATCCGAGACGATGATCGCTATCGCCGAGCGCGTCGTCGAGGAATACGGGAGCGCCGCAGCGTTCGACGAGTTCGTCACCGACGAGGAGCCCGCGACGGTACGCGAGACGCTGCTCGACTTCTCGGGTGTCGGACCGAAAACCGCCGACTGCGTGCTCCTGTTTTCCGGCGGGCGTGCCGGCGTCTTCCCGGTCGATACACACGTCCACCGGATCTATCGCCGGCTCGGGATCGCCCCGGCCGACGCCGATCACGAGGGTGTCCGGGAGGTGCTCGAAGCACAGGTGCCCGCCGAGAAATGTGGATTCGGCCACACGGCGACGATCCAGTTCGGGCGCGAGTACTGCACCGCACGCAGCCCCGCCTGTCTCGACGATCCCGACGCCTGCCCGATGGGCGATCTCTGCGAGCAGGTCGGCGTCTATCCCGCGACCGACGAGGTCGTCGACCCGTCCGAGGCGGAGTGA
- a CDS encoding DUF373 family protein, which produces MSTLVVCIDRGETVADVAGELPVVGERAVRSLVTDVGLADPESSRVNCLLEGLRLAGELRDSGAEPVVAVVSGVDDSVDADRALARQIERLLADRSIESAVVVTDSTAEERVVHVVESRVRVDAVSRVVVRQARDLESTYYLLKQFLANEELRQTVLVPIGVALLAVPVLVVFAQSLRAAVAAVAAITGLFVLYKGLGVDDVLAALTGGVRDGLYTGRLSVVTGVIAGGFALVGLVVGVISASPLAGEASALVTVMAFLFDSVPWLTTAGLTASTGRAIDEWLHSGRVGNATLNLPFVLAAVGLVVRGFGAYFLERAAVIDPLRMPATSLGVVSIRGFTIGGDARLVAFVIAGVFVSLLGVVVAMRMGESSADERTESID; this is translated from the coding sequence GTGAGTACGCTCGTCGTCTGTATCGACCGCGGCGAGACCGTCGCCGACGTCGCTGGCGAGCTGCCGGTGGTCGGCGAGCGGGCAGTCCGCTCGCTCGTCACCGACGTGGGCCTCGCCGACCCCGAGAGCAGCCGCGTGAACTGCCTGCTCGAAGGGCTGCGCCTCGCCGGCGAGCTTCGCGACTCGGGTGCGGAGCCGGTGGTTGCGGTCGTTTCGGGCGTCGACGACTCGGTCGATGCCGACCGCGCTCTCGCGAGACAGATCGAACGCCTGCTCGCCGATCGGTCGATCGAGTCGGCGGTCGTCGTCACCGACAGCACGGCCGAGGAACGCGTCGTCCACGTCGTCGAGAGCCGGGTGCGCGTCGATGCCGTCTCGCGGGTCGTCGTTCGGCAGGCTCGCGATCTCGAATCGACCTACTATCTCCTGAAGCAGTTCCTCGCCAACGAGGAGCTCCGACAGACAGTGTTGGTACCGATCGGCGTCGCGCTGCTCGCAGTGCCCGTGCTGGTGGTGTTCGCACAGAGCCTGCGGGCCGCCGTCGCCGCCGTCGCCGCCATCACGGGTTTGTTCGTGCTCTACAAAGGGCTCGGTGTCGACGACGTGCTCGCGGCGCTCACCGGCGGGGTGCGCGACGGGCTCTACACCGGCCGGCTCTCGGTCGTTACGGGGGTGATCGCCGGCGGGTTCGCGCTCGTGGGCCTGGTCGTGGGAGTCATCAGTGCCTCGCCGCTCGCGGGCGAGGCGAGTGCGCTCGTGACGGTCATGGCGTTTCTGTTCGACAGCGTACCGTGGCTGACGACAGCAGGGCTGACCGCGAGCACTGGTCGGGCGATCGACGAGTGGCTGCACAGCGGTCGCGTCGGCAACGCCACGCTCAACCTCCCGTTCGTGCTGGCGGCGGTCGGACTCGTCGTCAGAGGGTTCGGAGCCTACTTCCTCGAACGTGCCGCCGTCATCGACCCGTTACGGATGCCGGCGACGAGTCTCGGTGTCGTCTCGATCCGTGGGTTCACGATCGGCGGCGACGCCCGACTCGTGGCGTTCGTGATCGCCGGCGTGTTCGTGAGCCTGCTCGGCGTCGTCGTTGCAATGCGGATGGGCGAGAGCAGCGCCGACGAACGCACGGAGAGCATCGACTAG
- a CDS encoding DMT family transporter, which yields MDTVVVGLALLTATSWGISDPLSKAGMERGGTPLLASIVVVSVSVIGYWLSLVIRGFDLFALPLWVVGAFFGIGLVSTGLARLLNYVGVERAGASVNSATVNTRPLWATILAIVFLGESITAQGVVGILCVVSGLGLVAFSGGGDITGWNKRDLLFPLGAALTFAFGNVARRFLFTNTAATPLDAVALNELAGLVGLLSFILYSQRGQLRSFFRIPREAYAYFVGCGVFSALALFGLFAALERGQVTVVDPLSSPTSLFAILVTALFFRQVESITRRLLVGAVLVISGVVLITGPRFLTL from the coding sequence ATGGATACTGTTGTTGTGGGGCTTGCTCTTCTGACTGCAACGAGTTGGGGCATCTCGGATCCGCTCTCGAAGGCAGGCATGGAGCGGGGTGGAACGCCACTATTGGCATCGATCGTCGTCGTCTCGGTGAGCGTGATCGGCTACTGGCTCTCGCTCGTCATCAGAGGGTTCGATCTCTTCGCGCTCCCGCTCTGGGTGGTGGGTGCGTTTTTCGGGATCGGGCTCGTCTCGACCGGGCTCGCTCGCCTGCTGAACTACGTCGGCGTCGAGCGCGCCGGGGCCAGCGTCAACAGCGCGACGGTCAACACGCGTCCGCTGTGGGCGACGATCCTCGCGATCGTCTTTCTCGGTGAATCGATCACGGCCCAGGGAGTAGTGGGCATTCTCTGTGTCGTGAGCGGGCTGGGACTCGTCGCGTTCTCGGGTGGCGGTGACATCACCGGCTGGAACAAACGTGATCTGCTCTTCCCGCTCGGGGCGGCGCTGACGTTCGCGTTCGGCAACGTCGCCCGCCGATTTCTGTTCACCAACACGGCTGCGACACCGCTGGATGCGGTCGCACTCAACGAACTCGCCGGTCTCGTCGGACTGCTATCCTTCATCCTCTACTCGCAACGTGGGCAGCTGCGCTCGTTTTTCCGGATTCCGCGTGAGGCGTACGCGTATTTCGTCGGCTGTGGCGTCTTCAGCGCGCTCGCGCTGTTCGGGCTGTTCGCTGCCTTGGAACGGGGCCAGGTAACCGTCGTCGACCCGCTTTCGAGTCCGACCTCCCTGTTCGCGATCCTCGTGACGGCTCTGTTCTTCCGCCAGGTCGAATCGATCACACGACGGCTGCTCGTCGGGGCAGTTCTGGTGATATCGGGTGTCGTGCTCATCACCGGACCACGGTTCCTGACGCTGTGA
- a CDS encoding glycosyl hydrolase 2 galactose-binding domain-containing protein, with protein sequence MKLHEWTAATVEPGDGPPEADDWHAVDPAAPDEFAGEHAVAYRTEFADPREDDERALLTLRGLYAHARVWLNGAFVGRHDTYFTPFRTVVDPDTKNELLVECRAPEDRFGGVFGTELVSERERVPGIRWGASVEGVPEAVITDLTVRTTEADEEVGVNAIVTIDAGSDLDGRVRLSLQPEGSDGASALTQVGVQASAGERVVVQGQLSVRDPDRWWPRGTGPQNRYTVRAQLGRHERTATTGFRSVDYGPDGLSINGTHVPVRGLVSLPGESATDIIDRAIAANATLVRPYGHVLPESFYEAADAAGMLVCQDVPMSAGALDVERARLVARTLAGAVGHRPSLAAFGVRDDAHGFDVTTEEADWRVLRSTGDGDGGAATATAAKTSLPDDVIVLSIPGLDTGADADDEAVESWMLDGHASDGARTRYVVPEADGEATRARRAIGTLRLSAKPFVTAFDPSGEGIDTVEAAFEPVAVILDDTAAESRAVVVNDTPETVTGEVDWQADTESGSLSVTVGPFSQAVAGELDASTDRERIALTLVTDDRQVEHENER encoded by the coding sequence ATGAAACTGCACGAGTGGACGGCCGCGACGGTCGAGCCCGGCGACGGCCCACCTGAAGCCGACGACTGGCACGCCGTCGATCCGGCGGCCCCCGACGAGTTCGCCGGCGAGCACGCCGTCGCCTACCGAACGGAGTTCGCCGATCCGCGCGAGGACGACGAACGGGCGCTGCTCACCCTTCGCGGACTTTACGCCCACGCTCGTGTCTGGCTGAACGGCGCGTTCGTCGGCCGCCACGACACCTACTTCACGCCGTTCCGAACGGTGGTCGATCCCGACACGAAAAACGAACTGCTCGTCGAGTGTCGCGCGCCCGAGGACCGTTTCGGCGGCGTCTTCGGGACGGAACTCGTCTCCGAACGCGAACGCGTGCCCGGGATACGCTGGGGTGCCAGCGTCGAGGGCGTGCCGGAAGCCGTCATCACCGATCTCACGGTTCGCACTACCGAGGCCGACGAGGAAGTGGGCGTCAACGCCATCGTCACGATCGATGCTGGCAGCGATCTCGACGGCCGCGTGCGACTCTCGCTGCAGCCCGAAGGGAGCGACGGCGCGAGCGCGCTGACGCAGGTCGGCGTCCAGGCGAGTGCGGGCGAGCGCGTCGTCGTCCAGGGACAGCTGTCGGTGCGCGATCCCGACCGGTGGTGGCCTCGCGGCACCGGTCCACAGAACCGCTACACCGTCCGTGCACAGCTCGGCAGGCACGAACGGACGGCGACGACCGGCTTTCGGAGTGTCGACTACGGCCCGGACGGGCTGTCGATCAACGGAACGCACGTCCCGGTTCGCGGGCTCGTCTCGCTGCCCGGCGAAAGCGCGACCGATATCATCGACCGCGCGATCGCGGCGAACGCGACGCTCGTTCGCCCGTACGGCCACGTGCTGCCCGAATCGTTCTACGAGGCTGCCGACGCCGCCGGGATGCTCGTCTGTCAGGACGTGCCGATGAGTGCGGGTGCGCTCGACGTCGAGCGCGCGCGGCTAGTCGCGCGCACGCTTGCTGGCGCGGTCGGTCATCGGCCGAGCCTCGCCGCGTTCGGCGTTCGCGACGACGCCCACGGGTTCGATGTCACGACCGAGGAAGCGGACTGGCGCGTGCTCCGCTCGACGGGGGACGGTGACGGCGGCGCGGCGACGGCGACGGCAGCCAAAACGTCGCTGCCCGACGACGTGATCGTGCTCTCGATACCGGGTCTCGATACCGGGGCCGATGCCGACGACGAGGCCGTGGAATCCTGGATGCTCGATGGCCATGCGAGCGACGGAGCCCGAACGCGCTACGTGGTGCCAGAAGCCGATGGCGAGGCGACGCGGGCACGACGGGCGATCGGGACGCTGCGGCTGTCGGCGAAACCGTTCGTCACGGCCTTCGATCCGTCGGGAGAGGGTATCGACACTGTCGAAGCCGCCTTCGAGCCGGTCGCGGTGATACTCGACGACACGGCGGCGGAGTCACGGGCCGTCGTCGTCAACGACACACCTGAAACGGTCACCGGCGAGGTCGACTGGCAGGCCGACACCGAGAGCGGAAGTCTGTCAGTCACCGTCGGTCCGTTCTCGCAGGCGGTGGCTGGCGAACTCGACGCGTCGACCGACCGCGAACGGATCGCGTTGACGCTCGTGACCGACGATCGGCAGGTGGAACACGAGAACGAGCGGTGA
- the sppA gene encoding signal peptide peptidase SppA codes for MPTDSRAKFMSAAIGASAGAGIWGTVKRLRAQTKNGYNTVEVAVEGPISREGSRLPSSSQRSIPADKIVEQIERADEDPNVEALVVKLNTPGGEVLPSEDIRLAAERFDGPTIGYATDTCASGGYWIAAGCDELWAREASVVGSIGVRGSSVNAKGLADKLGLDYRPKTAGEYKDAGFPLKEPEEQDDEYLQGLVDDYYETFVEHVAEGRGLDEETIRETEARVYLGTDAIENGLVDELGTREDVEERIEERLGHDVEIEEFTPEQSLMERIRSQSQGVAYAFGAGVADSVGVSDEFSLELR; via the coding sequence ATGCCGACCGATTCACGAGCGAAATTCATGAGTGCAGCCATCGGCGCGAGCGCGGGCGCTGGCATCTGGGGGACGGTCAAACGGCTCCGCGCGCAGACGAAAAACGGGTACAACACCGTCGAGGTCGCCGTCGAGGGCCCCATTTCCCGCGAAGGGAGTCGCCTTCCGAGCAGTAGTCAGCGTTCGATCCCGGCGGACAAGATCGTCGAGCAGATCGAGCGCGCCGACGAGGACCCGAACGTCGAGGCGCTGGTCGTCAAGCTCAACACGCCGGGCGGCGAGGTCCTGCCGAGCGAGGACATCCGGCTTGCAGCCGAGCGCTTCGACGGTCCGACGATCGGCTACGCGACCGACACCTGCGCGAGCGGTGGCTACTGGATCGCCGCCGGCTGTGACGAACTCTGGGCGCGCGAGGCGAGCGTCGTCGGGAGCATCGGCGTGCGTGGCTCGTCGGTCAACGCGAAGGGACTGGCCGACAAGCTCGGACTCGACTACCGCCCGAAGACCGCCGGCGAGTACAAAGACGCGGGCTTCCCGCTCAAGGAACCCGAAGAGCAGGACGACGAATACCTCCAAGGACTCGTCGACGACTACTACGAGACGTTCGTCGAACACGTCGCCGAGGGCCGCGGGCTCGACGAGGAGACGATCCGCGAGACCGAAGCCCGCGTCTATCTCGGGACCGACGCGATCGAGAACGGGCTCGTCGACGAGCTCGGCACCCGCGAGGACGTCGAGGAGCGCATCGAAGAGCGCCTCGGCCACGACGTCGAGATCGAGGAGTTCACGCCCGAGCAGAGCCTGATGGAGCGCATCAGAAGCCAGTCGCAGGGCGTGGCCTACGCGTTCGGTGCGGGTGTTGCCGATTCGGTCGGCGTCAGCGACGAGTTCAGCCTGGAACTCCGATAG
- a CDS encoding DUF371 domain-containing protein, giving the protein MDERVRARGHENVTARHASTLELTQDDYLTPAGDCILGIEADRAPADFDPAFVEACRDSEATITLTLDAGDHTETVTGRGHPELEFTNDRSFVCRTSDYVDDRTVMVGADTAAANLDRAFVDALAEGAEITGVFRVE; this is encoded by the coding sequence ATGGACGAACGCGTCCGTGCGCGCGGCCACGAGAACGTCACCGCGCGCCACGCGAGCACGCTCGAACTGACCCAAGACGACTATCTGACGCCGGCGGGCGACTGCATTCTCGGCATCGAGGCCGACCGCGCGCCCGCGGATTTCGACCCCGCGTTCGTCGAGGCCTGCCGTGACAGCGAGGCGACGATCACGCTGACGCTCGACGCCGGCGATCACACCGAGACCGTCACCGGACGCGGCCATCCGGAGCTCGAATTCACGAACGACCGAAGCTTCGTCTGCCGGACGAGCGACTACGTCGACGATCGAACCGTGATGGTCGGAGCGGATACGGCGGCCGCCAATCTCGACCGAGCTTTCGTCGACGCGCTCGCCGAGGGAGCTGAGATCACGGGCGTGTTCCGCGTCGAATAG